From Pseudomonas sp. FP2335, the proteins below share one genomic window:
- a CDS encoding histidine triad nucleotide-binding protein: MDTLFTKIINREIPADIIYEDDQVLAFKDIHPAAPVHFLVIPKKHIATLNDLTEEDKALAGHILFTAQRLALEQGCEEGFRVVMNCNPKGGQTVYHIHMHVLGQRQMNWPPG; the protein is encoded by the coding sequence GTGGATACTCTGTTCACCAAGATCATCAACAGAGAAATACCGGCCGACATCATCTACGAAGATGACCAGGTCCTGGCCTTCAAGGACATACACCCGGCAGCGCCCGTGCACTTCCTGGTCATCCCGAAGAAGCACATCGCGACCCTCAACGACCTGACCGAAGAAGACAAGGCCCTGGCCGGCCATATCTTGTTCACCGCCCAGCGCCTGGCACTGGAGCAGGGCTGCGAGGAAGGTTTCCGCGTGGTGATGAACTGCAACCCGAAAGGCGGGCAGACCGTTTATCACATCCATATGCATGTGCTCGGTCAACGCCAGATGAACTGGCCGCCGGGCTGA
- the coq7 gene encoding 2-polyprenyl-3-methyl-6-methoxy-1,4-benzoquinone monooxygenase gives MTTQRHYSPIDRLLLQADMAMRTLLPFSGQPYRPSPAIVQPDAQMSETDTRHVAGLMRINHTGEVCAQALYQGQALTAKLPQVRAAMEHAAEEEIDHLAWCEQRIRQLGSHPSVLNPLFYGLSFGIGAAAGLISDKVSLGFVAATEHQVCKHLDEHLEQLPAEDEKSRAILEQMRLDEEHHAESALDAGGFRFPAPVRFGMSLLAKVMTKSTYRI, from the coding sequence ATGACTACCCAACGTCACTACTCGCCGATTGACCGTCTGTTGTTGCAAGCCGACATGGCCATGCGCACGCTGTTGCCGTTCAGCGGCCAGCCGTATCGCCCCTCGCCTGCCATCGTGCAGCCCGACGCACAGATGAGCGAGACCGACACCCGCCACGTTGCGGGCCTGATGCGCATCAATCATACCGGCGAAGTCTGTGCCCAAGCGCTGTACCAGGGCCAGGCGCTGACCGCCAAGCTGCCGCAAGTACGCGCGGCCATGGAACATGCGGCCGAGGAAGAAATCGACCACCTGGCCTGGTGCGAGCAGCGCATTCGGCAGTTGGGCAGCCACCCGAGTGTGCTCAACCCGCTGTTCTACGGTTTGTCATTCGGCATCGGCGCCGCCGCCGGCCTGATCAGCGACAAGGTCAGCCTGGGTTTTGTCGCCGCCACCGAACATCAAGTGTGCAAACACCTGGACGAGCACCTTGAGCAATTGCCGGCCGAGGACGAAAAGTCCCGGGCGATTCTCGAGCAAATGCGCCTCGACGAGGAACACCACGCAGAAAGCGCACTGGACGCCGGCGGTTTCCGCTTCCCGGCGCCGGTACGGTTTGGCATGAGCCTACTGGCCAAGGTCATGACCAAAAGCACGTACAGAATCTGA
- a CDS encoding OsmC family protein: MKARIQWAGEAMFLGESGSGHVVVMDGPPEAGGRNLGVRPMEMLLLGVGGCSNFDVVSILKKSRQAVESCEAFLEAERATEDPKVFTKIHMHFVVKGRALKEAQVKRAIELSAEKYCSASIMLGAAGVAITHDYEIIELG; encoded by the coding sequence ATGAAGGCACGCATCCAATGGGCGGGCGAAGCCATGTTCCTCGGTGAGTCGGGCAGTGGCCATGTCGTGGTCATGGACGGCCCGCCGGAAGCCGGTGGCCGTAACCTGGGCGTACGCCCGATGGAAATGCTCCTGCTTGGTGTAGGCGGTTGCAGTAATTTCGACGTGGTCAGCATCCTGAAGAAGTCCCGCCAGGCCGTGGAAAGCTGTGAAGCCTTCCTGGAAGCCGAGCGCGCCACTGAAGATCCCAAGGTGTTTACCAAGATCCACATGCATTTTGTGGTGAAGGGGCGGGCGTTGAAGGAAGCCCAGGTCAAGCGTGCCATCGAGCTGTCGGCCGAGAAGTACTGCTCGGCGTCGATCATGCTCGGCGCGGCCGGTGTGGCCATCACCCATGACTACGAGATTATCGAGCTGGGTTGA
- the crp gene encoding cAMP-activated global transcriptional regulator CRP, producing the protein MVALTPIPKIKNLDKLLMHCQRRRYPAKHNIICAGERSETLFFIIKGSVTILIEDEDGREMIIAYLNTGDFFGELGLFEQAGKEQERSAWVRAKVECEVAEISYAKFRELAQQDPDILYALSGQIAQRLRDTTRKVGDLAFFDVTGRVARCLLELCKQPDAMTHPDGMQIKITRQEIGRIVGCSREMVGRVLKDLEERNLVHVKGKTMVVFGTR; encoded by the coding sequence ATGGTTGCTCTTACGCCCATACCCAAGATCAAGAATCTCGATAAGCTGCTGATGCACTGCCAACGTCGGCGTTATCCGGCCAAACACAACATTATCTGCGCCGGCGAACGTTCCGAGACACTGTTCTTCATCATCAAGGGCTCGGTCACCATCCTGATCGAGGACGAAGACGGCCGCGAGATGATCATCGCCTACCTCAACACCGGCGATTTCTTTGGTGAGCTGGGGCTGTTCGAGCAAGCAGGCAAGGAACAGGAACGCAGTGCGTGGGTGCGCGCCAAGGTCGAGTGCGAAGTGGCCGAGATCAGCTACGCCAAGTTTCGCGAGTTGGCCCAGCAAGACCCGGACATTCTCTACGCCCTGAGTGGCCAGATCGCCCAGCGCCTGCGGGACACGACGCGCAAGGTCGGCGACCTCGCCTTCTTTGATGTGACCGGCCGCGTAGCCCGCTGCCTGCTGGAGTTGTGCAAGCAGCCCGACGCCATGACCCACCCCGATGGCATGCAGATCAAGATCACACGCCAGGAAATCGGGCGCATTGTCGGTTGTTCACGGGAGATGGTCGGCCGCGTGCTCAAGGATCTCGAAGAACGCAACCTGGTGCACGTCAAAGGCAAGACGATGGTGGTGTTCGGTACACGTTAA
- a CDS encoding lipoate--protein ligase family protein — protein MVKPVSMTVEAGLAAEQDLLAAVCAGDQEYGLLFWQPSDQALVMPRRLSRLPAFETASQVSAAADWPVLLRETGGEPVPQSSATVNIALVYAPPRSEGDQNRIETGYLRLCQPICDLLIELGGDASVGEIDGAFCDGRYNVNLNGRKMVGTAQRWRQSGGRPVGLVHGALLLDGDREELIAAVNRFNAACGLEQRVRAESHIALHEAFPAPDAISRLDTLYRQMLAGFLAL, from the coding sequence ATGGTTAAGCCAGTTTCGATGACTGTTGAGGCTGGCCTTGCCGCCGAGCAGGACCTTTTGGCGGCTGTTTGCGCAGGCGACCAGGAATACGGCCTGCTGTTCTGGCAACCCAGCGATCAAGCCTTGGTAATGCCGCGTCGGCTGAGTCGTTTGCCTGCATTCGAAACCGCCAGCCAGGTCTCGGCCGCCGCCGATTGGCCGGTGTTGCTGCGCGAAACCGGTGGCGAGCCGGTGCCGCAGTCGAGCGCCACGGTCAACATCGCCCTGGTCTATGCGCCACCGCGCAGTGAAGGCGATCAGAATCGCATCGAAACCGGCTATTTGCGGTTGTGCCAGCCAATCTGCGATTTGCTGATCGAGCTGGGTGGCGATGCGTCCGTCGGCGAAATCGATGGCGCGTTCTGCGACGGTCGCTACAACGTCAATCTCAACGGCCGCAAAATGGTCGGCACGGCCCAACGCTGGCGCCAAAGCGGTGGGCGCCCGGTGGGGTTGGTGCACGGTGCGTTGTTGCTGGACGGCGATCGCGAAGAGCTGATCGCGGCGGTCAACCGCTTCAATGCGGCATGCGGGCTGGAACAGCGGGTTCGCGCCGAGAGTCATATCGCCTTGCACGAAGCTTTCCCTGCGCCGGATGCAATCAGCCGCCTGGACACGTTGTATCGTCAGATGCTGGCAGGCTTCCTGGCGCTTTAA
- the trpC gene encoding indole-3-glycerol phosphate synthase TrpC has protein sequence MSVPTVLEKILARKAEEVAERRARVSLAELESQAKLADAPRGFANALIAQAKLKQPAVIAEVKKASPSKGVIRENFVPSEIAVSYEKGGATCLSVLTDIDYFQGSDLFLQQARAACKLPVIRKDFMVDPYQIVEARALGADCVLLIVSALDDVKMAELAAVAKSVGLDVLVEVHDGDELERALKTLDTPLVGVNNRNLHTFEVSLENTLDLLPRIPRDRLVITESGIVNRADVELMEISGVYSFLVGETFMRAENPGAELQRLFFPERGVAVSGSTLD, from the coding sequence ATGAGTGTGCCAACCGTTCTGGAAAAGATCCTCGCCCGCAAAGCTGAAGAAGTCGCCGAGCGCCGCGCCCGCGTCAGCCTTGCCGAGCTTGAAAGCCAGGCCAAGCTTGCCGATGCCCCGCGTGGTTTCGCCAACGCCTTGATCGCCCAGGCCAAGCTCAAGCAGCCGGCGGTGATCGCCGAGGTCAAGAAAGCCTCGCCAAGCAAAGGCGTGATCCGCGAGAACTTTGTGCCGTCGGAAATTGCCGTCAGTTATGAGAAGGGCGGCGCGACGTGCCTGTCCGTCCTGACTGATATCGACTATTTCCAGGGCTCCGACCTGTTCTTGCAACAAGCCCGCGCCGCGTGCAAGTTGCCGGTGATCCGCAAGGATTTCATGGTCGACCCGTACCAGATCGTTGAAGCCCGTGCCCTGGGCGCCGACTGTGTGCTGCTGATCGTCTCAGCCCTGGATGACGTGAAGATGGCCGAGCTGGCGGCCGTGGCCAAAAGTGTCGGCCTGGATGTGCTGGTGGAAGTGCACGACGGCGATGAGCTGGAGCGCGCACTGAAAACCCTGGATACACCGCTGGTTGGCGTCAACAACCGCAACCTGCACACTTTCGAAGTGAGCCTGGAAAACACCCTCGACCTGTTGCCGCGGATCCCGCGTGACCGCCTGGTGATTACCGAGAGTGGCATCGTCAACCGTGCCGATGTGGAACTGATGGAAATCAGTGGGGTGTATTCGTTCCTGGTCGGCGAGACGTTCATGCGTGCCGAGAATCCGGGCGCGGAGTTGCAGCGCCTGTTCTTCCCGGAGCGTGGCGTGGCGGTCAGCGGTTCGACCCTCGACTGA
- the trpD gene encoding anthranilate phosphoribosyltransferase: MDIKTALSRIVGHLDLSTAEMSDVMREIMTGQCTDAQIGAFMMAMRMKSESIDEIVGAVSVMRELADKVELKTLDGVVDVVGTGGDGANIFNVSTASSFVVAAAGCTVAKHGNRAVSGKSGSADLLEAAGIYLNLTPVQVARCIDNVGIGFMFAQTHHSAMKHAAGPRKDLGLRTLFNMLGPLTNPAGVKHQVVGVFSQALCRPLAEVLQRLGSKHVLVVHSKDGLDEFSLAAPTFVAELKNDQITEYWVEPEDLGMKSQSLHGLAVESPAASLELIRDALGRRKTENGQKAAEMIVLNAGAALYAADHAYSLKEGVALAHDALHTGLAREKLEELGAFTAVFKMENEG; the protein is encoded by the coding sequence ATGGATATCAAGACTGCCCTGAGCCGTATCGTCGGCCATTTGGACCTGAGCACCGCTGAAATGAGCGATGTGATGCGCGAGATCATGACCGGTCAATGCACCGACGCGCAGATCGGCGCGTTCATGATGGCGATGCGCATGAAGAGTGAGAGCATCGACGAGATCGTCGGCGCCGTGTCGGTGATGCGCGAGCTGGCGGACAAGGTTGAGCTCAAGACCCTGGACGGCGTGGTGGATGTGGTCGGCACTGGCGGTGACGGTGCGAACATCTTCAACGTGTCGACGGCATCTTCTTTTGTGGTCGCGGCGGCGGGTTGCACAGTGGCCAAGCACGGTAACCGTGCGGTGTCCGGCAAGAGCGGCAGCGCCGATCTGCTGGAAGCGGCCGGGATCTACCTGAACCTGACGCCGGTTCAAGTGGCGCGTTGCATCGATAACGTCGGCATCGGCTTCATGTTTGCCCAGACCCACCACAGCGCAATGAAACACGCCGCCGGCCCGCGCAAAGACCTCGGCCTGCGTACCCTGTTCAACATGCTCGGCCCGCTTACGAATCCGGCCGGTGTGAAACACCAGGTGGTTGGCGTGTTCAGCCAGGCGCTGTGCCGGCCTTTGGCCGAAGTGTTGCAGCGCCTGGGCAGCAAACATGTGCTGGTGGTGCACTCCAAGGATGGCCTGGACGAATTCAGCCTGGCGGCACCGACCTTTGTCGCGGAGCTGAAGAACGACCAGATCACGGAGTATTGGGTCGAACCTGAAGACCTGGGCATGAAGAGCCAGAGCCTGCACGGCCTGGCGGTGGAAAGCCCGGCGGCGTCCCTGGAATTGATTCGTGATGCCCTGGGGCGGCGCAAGACCGAGAACGGGCAAAAAGCTGCGGAGATGATTGTTCTGAATGCTGGCGCGGCACTTTATGCAGCCGACCACGCCTATAGTCTTAAGGAAGGTGTCGCCTTGGCCCACGATGCGCTGCACACCGGTCTGGCTCGCGAGAAGCTCGAAGAGCTGGGAGCATTCACCGCGGTATTCAAGATGGAGAATGAAGGATGA
- a CDS encoding aminodeoxychorismate/anthranilate synthase component II yields MLLMIDNYDSFTYNVVQYLGELGAEVKVVRNDEMTVAEIAALNPERIVVSPGPCTPTEAGISLEAIKYFAGKLPILGVCLGHQSIGQAFGGDVVRARQVMHGKTSPVFHNNVGVFHGLNLPVTVTRYHSLVVKRETLPECLELTAWTQLEDGSVDEIMGLRHKTLNVEGVQFHPESILTEQGYELFANFLKQSGGTR; encoded by the coding sequence ATGTTGCTGATGATTGATAACTACGACTCCTTTACCTACAACGTTGTGCAGTACCTGGGCGAACTCGGTGCCGAGGTCAAGGTGGTGCGCAACGATGAAATGACTGTGGCCGAAATCGCCGCGCTGAACCCAGAGCGCATTGTGGTCTCGCCAGGGCCGTGCACGCCGACCGAAGCGGGCATCTCCCTCGAAGCGATCAAGTACTTCGCCGGTAAATTGCCGATCCTGGGCGTGTGCCTGGGCCACCAGTCCATCGGCCAGGCCTTTGGCGGTGACGTGGTGCGCGCGCGCCAGGTCATGCACGGCAAGACCAGCCCGGTGTTCCACAACAATGTGGGCGTGTTCCACGGCCTGAATCTGCCGGTGACGGTGACCCGTTACCACTCCCTGGTGGTCAAGCGCGAAACCTTGCCCGAATGCCTGGAACTGACCGCCTGGACCCAGTTGGAAGACGGCTCGGTCGACGAGATCATGGGCCTGCGTCACAAGACACTGAATGTCGAAGGGGTGCAATTTCACCCTGAATCGATCCTGACCGAGCAGGGCTACGAGCTGTTCGCCAATTTTCTCAAGCAGAGCGGCGGCACGCGCTAA